The following proteins are encoded in a genomic region of Arachis stenosperma cultivar V10309 chromosome 4, arast.V10309.gnm1.PFL2, whole genome shotgun sequence:
- the LOC130974591 gene encoding protein MAIN-LIKE 1-like produces the protein MPLHERIIPYLETAGLYHLARLNSQWFWVDEPLLSAFIERWRPETHTFHMPFGECTVTLEDVAYQLGLPIDGEPVSGYLSEFENFMENGRPAWVWFRELFGELPPQNKVKQMTVCYTWFHERFRVLLADATDDIVRIYARAYIMMLLSSQLFADKNANRVHFRWLPYVASLDDLGRYSWGSAALAWFYRCLCRGTNRNVVNLAGPLQLLQSWIFWRFPCLRPSDFNRFGFPLASRWAEYLPRNDAVDQRVVAARLCLDRLRVHDIVWEPYSSPDVLAVVHPEILLDEQLPVSFILLRLSGTRWIGLCLSSAGFSISLIWLLT, from the exons ATGCCTTTACACGAGCGTATCATACCGTATCTAGAGACGGCGGGCTTATATCACTTGGCTAGGCTGAACAGTCAGTGGTTCTGGGTTGATGAGCCTCTACTTAGCGCATTCATTGAGAGGTGGCGTCCTGAGACCCACACATTTCACATGCCCTTTGGGGAGTGTACGGTCACCTTGGAGGACGTGGCCTATCAGCTGGGTTTACCGATTGATGGTGAGCCTGTGAGTGGCTACCTTAGTGAGTTTGAGAATTTCATGGAAAATGGAAGACCGGCATGGGTGTGGTTCCGCGAGCTGTTTGGGGAGTTACCTCCGCAGAATAAAGTGAAGCAGATGACAGTGTGCTACACATGGTTCCATGAGCGGTTTCGGGTTTTGCTAGCAGATGCTACTGACGACATCGTGCGTATATACGCGAGGGCCTATATTATGATGCTGTTGTCATCTCAGCTGTTTGCGGACAAGAACGCCAACCGTGTCCACTTTCGCTGGTTGCCTTATGTGGCATCGTTGGATGACTTGGGTAGATATAGCTGGGGCTCGGCCGCGCTGGCGTGGTTTTACAGATGTCTTTGTCGTGGAACAAACAGAAACGTTGTCAACTTGGCTGGGCCACTACAGCTTCTACAGTCTTGGATCTTCTGGAGATTTCCTTGTCTGAGGCCTAGTGATTTCAACAGATTCGGCTTTCCACTTGCATCCAG GTGGGCTGAGTATCTACCGAGGAACGATGCAGTAGATCAAAGAGTCGTGGCTGCACGCCTTTGTTTGGATAGATTGCGTGTGCATGAT ATCGTGTGGGAGCCCTACTCCTCTCCGGATGTCTTAGCTGTTGTTCATCCGGAGATACTACTTGACGAGCAGTTACCAGTCTCATTTATTTTGCTGCGATTGAGTGGCACCAGGTGGATAGGGTTATGCCTCAGTTCGGCGGGGTTCAGCATCTCCCTCATTTGGCTCTTAACATAG